A single genomic interval of Chitinophaga sp. 180180018-3 harbors:
- a CDS encoding Gfo/Idh/MocA family oxidoreductase yields MRVAFIGAGPWGRGYMVHALAHPDMEVRAVAEYDEAAVKEVLKLFRQSGAIQPDLYVDGPQSYQQLLLRKDIDAVVIATPWNRHYEIAAAALCAGKHVACGPVMGTTLAEHWDIVHLSEQTGRQYVTLDEHSCQRELMAVSEMVSQGVFGTLETVYAGARHYLPEDLSAASPYPVYPAAAAAKMLGASKGNRFVSLSVQHETQEYVISKPHVRTGEPLHIFTRGPVHTICLTTAGKQTLWLQQERGNDLPVSMGFRIKGTQGAWMNLTRSLHITGKSDPSFQWERDRDYLEQYDAPQWQEAGSECAVALQQFIRILKAGPEKELPVYAAATNSIIGPLSLLSAQQGGAVIRFPDFSNGKTAS; encoded by the coding sequence TTGCGCGTTGCATTTATTGGTGCAGGCCCCTGGGGGCGCGGGTACATGGTGCATGCCTTGGCGCACCCGGACATGGAAGTACGCGCGGTAGCCGAATATGATGAAGCAGCTGTGAAGGAGGTTTTAAAATTGTTCAGGCAAAGCGGAGCTATTCAACCAGACTTATATGTTGACGGACCTCAGTCTTACCAGCAGTTGTTGTTACGTAAGGATATTGATGCAGTAGTAATAGCTACACCCTGGAACCGGCACTATGAAATAGCTGCGGCGGCATTGTGCGCGGGGAAACACGTTGCCTGCGGGCCGGTCATGGGCACTACACTGGCAGAGCATTGGGATATTGTACACCTGAGTGAACAAACGGGCCGCCAGTATGTTACTTTGGACGAGCATAGTTGTCAGCGGGAGCTGATGGCTGTATCGGAAATGGTATCACAAGGGGTGTTTGGTACGCTTGAAACCGTGTATGCCGGCGCGCGTCACTATTTGCCGGAAGATCTGTCCGCAGCATCACCTTATCCAGTGTATCCGGCAGCAGCAGCGGCAAAAATGTTAGGAGCCAGCAAAGGAAATCGTTTTGTATCCCTCTCTGTGCAACATGAAACGCAGGAATACGTGATCAGCAAACCTCATGTCAGAACCGGTGAACCATTGCATATTTTTACCAGGGGCCCTGTTCATACGATTTGTCTTACTACGGCCGGCAAGCAAACATTGTGGCTGCAGCAGGAGAGGGGCAATGACTTACCTGTGTCCATGGGCTTTCGCATAAAAGGTACCCAGGGAGCATGGATGAACCTTACCAGGTCGCTACATATTACAGGTAAAAGCGACCCTTCCTTTCAATGGGAAAGAGACCGGGATTATCTGGAACAATATGATGCACCGCAATGGCAGGAAGCTGGCAGCGAGTGTGCAGTTGCACTACAACAGTTTATACGGATATTAAAGGCAGGGCCGGAAAAAGAGCTGCCTGTATATGCGGCGGCCACCAATAGTATCATAGGACCTTTATCCTTATTATCAGCGCAGCAGGGCGGCGCGGTTATCCGTTTCCCGGATTTTAGTAACGGCAAAACGGCATCTTAA
- a CDS encoding c-type cytochrome, whose protein sequence is MKKKVIVLFLGTLATLLVYQCSIPKRSISSKTEKPGKLARDSAGRIIVQSNPGGEYMSPEKSLASIYVPEGYHLQLVASEPMIKEPVAIAWDGNGRMFVSEMLTYMQDVDGSKENAPLSRILLLEDTNGDGVMDKSTVYIDSLLLPRMILCVGKKLLVSETYTNNIWSYEDVDQDGKADRKIQVFGNNKPHSGNLEHQRSGLVWNIDNRIYVTYENLRYRYVGDKLVADTMVAGNGQWGIGNDNYGRLFFSSAGGEVPAYGFQLNPFYGRYDVPEQLSPGFNAVWPIIATPDVQGGAARLRADSTLNHFTGCCGQSIFRGNALPEDLRGDLLICEPVGRLIRRAKVINQNGIRVLQNAYDREEFIASTDMNFRPVNTANGPDGCLYIVDMHRGIIQEGNWTREGSYLRTEILKRKLDKNIGHGRIYRLVHDGFKPGPRPDILSQTGNTLVSYLSYANGWWRDNAQKELIVRGDMSVIPALRETLTSHNNELARLHALWTLEGLNAVDKSILEIALKDVSAQVRKAAIIISEPFIKSRHEETGALLAGMMNDPDADVQAQLVATLAYYHPDGSKELLSHLLQSGKNIKNLTEIAALIEKNRTRMAPGADFAGITESEKKVILKGRETFQQVCATCHGENGKGISVGGAPMAAPPLANSKRAANGNMLINILLHGLSGPIDGKSYPDVMAPLGAVNNDEWVASVLSYVHYQFRPAGSNFKLISPQEVSEIRAATKNRTSLFTVSGLENGQVAGKTAEVTTNAVQAVKKEIAHPKQGKVASKATPAPGKKLMATLDCAACHRPDTRLVGPSYKAIARRYTATESNVGKLATKVIAGGTGNWGATAMVPHPSLSRVDAKKIIRYILSL, encoded by the coding sequence ATGAAGAAAAAAGTTATTGTTCTTTTTCTGGGTACGTTGGCGACCCTCCTGGTTTATCAATGCAGCATTCCTAAGCGAAGCATATCTTCAAAAACAGAAAAGCCCGGAAAATTAGCAAGGGATTCCGCCGGAAGAATTATAGTACAGTCCAATCCGGGCGGTGAATACATGTCGCCGGAGAAAAGTCTTGCGTCTATCTATGTTCCCGAGGGATATCATTTGCAGTTGGTTGCAAGTGAACCCATGATCAAAGAGCCAGTAGCAATTGCCTGGGATGGAAATGGCCGTATGTTCGTATCGGAAATGCTGACCTATATGCAGGATGTAGACGGGTCGAAGGAGAATGCTCCGCTTTCAAGAATTTTATTGCTGGAAGATACCAATGGAGATGGCGTCATGGATAAGAGCACCGTTTATATCGACAGTCTTCTGCTCCCGCGTATGATACTTTGTGTAGGAAAGAAACTGTTGGTGAGCGAAACATATACTAATAATATATGGTCCTATGAAGATGTGGACCAGGATGGTAAAGCAGACAGGAAAATACAGGTTTTCGGCAACAACAAGCCGCACAGTGGAAATCTTGAGCATCAGAGAAGCGGCCTGGTCTGGAATATCGATAACAGGATTTATGTTACCTACGAAAATTTGCGCTACAGGTATGTTGGAGACAAGCTCGTGGCAGACACTATGGTAGCCGGTAATGGTCAGTGGGGAATAGGTAACGATAATTACGGCAGATTATTTTTCTCTTCCGCAGGTGGAGAAGTACCGGCATACGGTTTTCAACTCAACCCTTTTTATGGCCGATATGATGTGCCAGAGCAGTTGAGCCCCGGTTTTAATGCGGTATGGCCAATTATCGCTACGCCGGATGTACAGGGGGGAGCAGCAAGATTACGGGCCGACAGTACGCTCAATCATTTTACCGGATGCTGCGGGCAATCTATTTTCAGAGGTAATGCCTTGCCTGAAGATCTGAGGGGAGATCTCCTTATTTGTGAACCGGTTGGCCGCCTGATTCGCCGGGCCAAAGTCATCAATCAAAATGGTATTCGGGTTTTGCAGAATGCCTATGACCGGGAAGAATTTATTGCCTCCACTGACATGAATTTTCGGCCGGTGAATACTGCCAACGGGCCAGATGGCTGTTTGTATATCGTAGATATGCACAGGGGCATTATTCAGGAAGGGAACTGGACACGTGAGGGGAGTTATCTGAGAACTGAGATCCTGAAGCGCAAATTGGATAAGAATATTGGTCATGGAAGAATTTACCGGCTTGTACATGATGGGTTTAAGCCGGGACCCAGACCGGATATATTATCTCAAACCGGGAATACTTTAGTAAGTTATCTTTCATATGCTAACGGATGGTGGAGAGACAATGCGCAAAAGGAACTCATTGTCCGGGGAGATATGTCGGTGATACCGGCTTTACGGGAAACATTAACGAGTCATAACAACGAGTTGGCCCGGCTTCATGCCTTGTGGACGCTCGAGGGATTGAATGCCGTTGATAAATCGATCCTGGAAATAGCGCTAAAAGATGTTAGTGCTCAGGTACGCAAAGCGGCCATTATCATCAGTGAGCCATTTATTAAAAGTCGCCATGAAGAAACAGGAGCGTTACTGGCAGGCATGATGAATGATCCGGATGCAGACGTACAGGCGCAGTTGGTGGCTACGCTTGCCTACTACCATCCGGATGGATCAAAAGAATTACTGTCACATCTGTTGCAATCCGGAAAGAATATAAAGAACCTGACCGAAATTGCAGCGCTTATTGAGAAAAACAGAACCAGGATGGCGCCAGGAGCCGATTTCGCTGGAATAACCGAAAGTGAGAAAAAAGTTATTCTCAAAGGGCGTGAAACATTTCAGCAGGTTTGCGCTACCTGCCATGGTGAAAATGGAAAGGGGATCTCTGTTGGTGGCGCCCCCATGGCTGCACCACCACTGGCAAATTCGAAGAGGGCTGCAAACGGGAATATGTTGATCAATATTTTGCTGCATGGTCTGTCGGGCCCGATTGACGGGAAAAGTTATCCGGATGTGATGGCGCCATTGGGAGCGGTGAATAATGATGAATGGGTGGCAAGTGTGCTTAGCTATGTGCACTATCAGTTCAGGCCAGCCGGTAGCAATTTTAAATTGATCAGCCCTCAGGAGGTAAGTGAAATACGTGCTGCCACGAAAAACCGCACATCATTGTTCACCGTCTCCGGGCTTGAAAACGGGCAGGTAGCCGGGAAAACAGCCGAAGTAACAACCAATGCAGTACAAGCAGTAAAGAAAGAAATAGCACATCCAAAACAAGGAAAGGTGGCCAGTAAGGCAACTCCTGCTCCGGGTAAAAAACTGATGGCAACACTCGATTGCGCCGCCTGCCATCGCCCGGACACCAGGCTGGTAGGTCCGTCTTATAAAGCTATTGCCCGGCGGTACACTGCTACTGAAAGCAATGTTGGAAAGCTGGCAACGAAGGTAATTGCCGGGGGAACCGGGAATTGGGGCGCAACCGCCATGGTGCCCCATCCTTCCCTTAGTAGGGTGGATGCAAAGAAAATAATCCGTTACATTTTATCACTATGA
- a CDS encoding ABC transporter permease, translating to MIRSYFKIAFRNLTKNKIFSVVNIIGLAIGTTCCLYIMMYVMDQYSYDKQHDHVENIYRINSEFVIQGTKFNNATSSPPIAPTMKNDFAEVEQFTRVVPTDKFGVKQHLLRYKEKSIYEKDAVYADSTFFEIFAFHFVYGSALNALTAPYTVVLLKPTAEKLFGSTDPVGKVIEIDNAYGKQNFKITGVVDESLGKSHIQANMFMAMNSGGMGSYTYSNDSWAAYNYAASYVKLKPNTSVAALSSKLPAFLDKHGARQLKDLGMEKRLSLQNIRLIHTSSDYKNELSKTVNSAFLKMLLLIAALIQIIACINFMNLATARASKRAKEVGVRKVIGARVNDLVKQFLGESFLLSLFGVVVALPLLILALPYLNQITQADINLSFLTDYRPWLMLVGIIAFTGLFAGSYPAFYLSAFKPVSVIKGNFNSHISAAGIRRFLVVFQFALSIIFISGIIVIYNQLNYIKNKDLGFEKGQRIIFNFHTDDTKAKMTSFMSDLRQLAEVKAVSQAENYPSQSVARSWLYYPEGGNVSTGKDLPFIFTDQYFVKTTGIKLVSGRDFNTSDSGRVLINETGAKALGLNPQTAPGKRLYSQQNEGEPVAFVEIAGVMKDFNYNSLHEDIKPLMLRYDPRFASNHVILNAESQNYNALLKKIRSVWQKNFPATPFEYSFLDTEMQKQYETEITLSDIINSFTLIAIFISVLGLFGLSTFSVEQRNKEIGIRKVLGAGLVGLVYLLSKDFLKLVGIAFIIATPVAWWAMNKWLEAFVYRINLNWWMFVIAGAIAMLVALCTVSLQAIKGAVANPLRSLKTE from the coding sequence ATGATCAGGAGCTATTTTAAAATTGCTTTCCGCAATTTGACAAAGAATAAAATATTCAGTGTTGTTAATATTATTGGTTTAGCGATCGGCACTACCTGCTGCCTGTATATTATGATGTATGTGATGGACCAATATAGCTATGACAAGCAGCATGATCACGTTGAGAACATATATCGTATTAACTCCGAATTTGTAATACAGGGCACTAAATTCAACAACGCCACCTCTTCGCCTCCCATCGCTCCGACCATGAAGAATGACTTTGCCGAAGTGGAGCAATTTACCCGCGTGGTGCCGACTGATAAATTTGGCGTAAAGCAGCACTTGTTGCGCTACAAAGAAAAATCCATTTATGAAAAGGATGCTGTTTACGCAGACTCGACCTTCTTTGAGATCTTCGCCTTTCATTTTGTATATGGCAGTGCTTTGAATGCATTGACAGCGCCTTATACCGTCGTACTGCTGAAACCGACTGCTGAAAAATTATTTGGCAGCACAGATCCTGTTGGTAAAGTGATAGAGATTGACAATGCCTATGGGAAACAAAATTTTAAAATAACCGGTGTGGTGGATGAAAGCCTTGGGAAATCGCATATCCAGGCCAATATGTTTATGGCTATGAACAGCGGCGGTATGGGCAGCTATACCTATAGTAACGATTCCTGGGCGGCTTATAATTATGCTGCTTCTTATGTAAAGCTTAAACCTAATACCAGCGTCGCCGCGCTTAGCAGTAAATTACCGGCATTCCTGGATAAACACGGCGCCCGGCAACTTAAAGACCTGGGTATGGAAAAACGGTTATCTCTGCAAAATATCCGCCTCATACATACCAGCTCAGATTATAAAAACGAGTTAAGCAAAACTGTAAACAGCGCCTTCCTGAAGATGTTGTTACTCATCGCAGCACTTATTCAGATTATTGCCTGTATTAACTTCATGAATCTTGCAACAGCCCGTGCTTCCAAAAGAGCAAAGGAAGTAGGCGTACGAAAAGTAATTGGTGCACGGGTGAACGACCTTGTAAAACAATTCCTGGGTGAATCATTCCTGTTATCGCTTTTTGGAGTGGTGGTAGCGTTACCATTATTAATTTTAGCGCTGCCTTATCTTAATCAGATTACACAGGCGGATATAAATCTGTCTTTTCTGACCGATTACAGGCCCTGGCTGATGTTGGTGGGCATCATTGCTTTTACAGGATTGTTTGCCGGAAGTTATCCAGCTTTCTATCTTTCAGCTTTCAAACCGGTAAGCGTTATCAAAGGCAATTTCAACAGTCATATTTCGGCTGCGGGTATCCGTCGTTTTCTTGTCGTGTTCCAGTTTGCGCTGTCTATTATATTTATTTCGGGGATCATCGTTATTTATAATCAGTTAAATTATATAAAGAACAAAGACCTGGGTTTTGAAAAAGGCCAGCGGATCATTTTTAATTTTCACACAGATGACACCAAGGCGAAAATGACTTCTTTTATGAGCGACCTGCGGCAGTTGGCCGAAGTGAAAGCGGTGAGCCAGGCCGAGAATTATCCCAGTCAATCAGTGGCCCGTAGTTGGCTTTATTACCCCGAAGGCGGAAATGTCAGTACCGGAAAGGATTTACCATTCATATTTACAGATCAGTATTTCGTAAAAACTACTGGTATTAAACTGGTTAGCGGCAGGGATTTCAATACAAGCGATTCAGGCAGGGTATTGATCAATGAAACCGGCGCTAAGGCCCTGGGATTAAATCCTCAGACAGCTCCGGGGAAAAGATTGTACTCGCAACAAAATGAAGGAGAGCCTGTCGCTTTTGTGGAAATAGCCGGCGTTATGAAAGATTTTAATTACAATTCGCTGCACGAAGATATTAAACCTTTGATGTTGAGATATGATCCGCGGTTTGCGTCAAACCATGTCATCCTAAACGCCGAAAGCCAAAATTATAATGCCCTGCTGAAAAAGATAAGATCTGTATGGCAGAAAAATTTTCCAGCGACGCCGTTTGAGTATTCATTCCTGGATACAGAAATGCAGAAACAATATGAAACGGAAATCACGCTGTCGGACATCATTAACTCATTTACCCTGATAGCGATCTTTATATCCGTGCTTGGTTTGTTTGGGCTGTCTACTTTCAGCGTTGAACAAAGGAATAAAGAGATCGGCATCCGTAAGGTGCTGGGCGCCGGTTTGGTAGGGCTTGTTTATTTATTATCAAAAGATTTCCTGAAGCTGGTAGGGATTGCATTTATCATAGCAACACCGGTAGCCTGGTGGGCGATGAATAAATGGCTGGAGGCCTTTGTTTACCGGATCAACCTCAACTGGTGGATGTTTGTTATTGCAGGAGCGATTGCCATGCTGGTTGCGCTGTGTACTGTTAGCTTGCAGGCCATCAAAGGGGCGGTTGCGAATCCGTTAAGGAGTTTGAAAACGGAATGA